A genomic region of uncultured Paludibaculum sp. contains the following coding sequences:
- a CDS encoding ThiF family adenylyltransferase, producing MTDSERDRYSRQILLPGIGPTGQQQLLDACVAVVGCGALGAFQAGALARAGVGHILLVDRDFVELSNLQRQWLYDESDARDALPKAVAAARAIGRINSGVRAESVVDDLTAANIQDHLQPASLILDGTDNFETRYLLNDFAVDRGIPWIYGGAVGTYGLAMPIVPGRSACFECIYPEPPSGAQPTCDTAGVLNTITSLVASWQVSLALRLLCGQAVEPRISTFDAWDGVVRQVAMPDADPECPACGGARTCRHLHGADRVPISLCGRNAVQIHDRRRPLDLEALAAALTPLGQVRSNGFALRFVVQPYEMTIFPDGRAIIKGTQDPGLARSLYSRYIGN from the coding sequence ATGACCGATTCGGAGCGTGACCGCTACAGCCGCCAGATCCTCTTGCCGGGCATCGGCCCAACCGGCCAGCAGCAATTGCTCGACGCCTGCGTCGCCGTTGTTGGCTGCGGAGCGCTCGGTGCGTTTCAGGCCGGCGCCCTGGCTCGCGCCGGCGTTGGCCACATCCTGTTGGTCGACCGCGACTTTGTCGAGCTCAGCAATCTGCAGCGCCAGTGGCTCTACGATGAATCGGATGCCCGCGACGCGCTGCCCAAAGCTGTTGCCGCCGCTCGCGCCATCGGCCGGATCAATTCCGGGGTTCGGGCGGAGTCCGTGGTTGACGACCTGACGGCCGCTAACATTCAGGACCATCTGCAACCCGCATCGCTGATCCTGGACGGTACGGACAACTTTGAGACCCGCTACCTGCTGAACGACTTCGCCGTCGATCGTGGGATCCCGTGGATCTATGGCGGCGCGGTGGGGACCTACGGCTTGGCCATGCCCATTGTGCCCGGCCGCTCAGCGTGTTTCGAGTGCATCTACCCCGAGCCGCCGAGCGGCGCCCAGCCTACCTGCGACACCGCCGGGGTCCTGAACACTATTACGAGTCTGGTCGCGTCGTGGCAGGTTTCGCTGGCCTTGCGACTGCTTTGCGGTCAGGCCGTGGAACCCCGCATCTCAACCTTCGATGCCTGGGACGGCGTCGTTCGCCAGGTGGCCATGCCCGACGCGGATCCCGAGTGCCCGGCGTGTGGAGGCGCCCGCACTTGCCGCCACCTGCATGGGGCGGACCGCGTGCCTATCAGCCTGTGCGGCCGCAATGCGGTACAGATCCACGACCGCCGCCGGCCGCTCGATCTGGAAGCACTGGCAGCCGCCCTGACGCCGCTGGGGCAGGTCCGGTCGAACGGCTTTGCCCTGCGCTTCGTGGTGCAACCCTACGAGATGACGATCTTTCCGGACGGCCGTGCGATCATCAAAGGCACGCAGGATCCCGGCCTGGCGCGCAGCCTGTACTCTCGCTACATCGGCAACTGA
- a CDS encoding POTRA domain-containing protein, protein MNQPGLCTALLTCLLAGAAPTWGSDDLSALYGRPIASIRFEPEQQPLSKEQLQLLIGLKPGDPLAEAALSKAIERLWTSGRYIDIVAEGEAKSGGVEITFRTTQALFVSRVSVEGVPEPPNPAQLTGATKMGLGDPFEESMVPGAVESLEEVLRNNGFYVAKIRHELSPRPETEEMDIRFYVDPGPRAKLTRPVFEGEPALSERKLIRLTNFQRWYGLRGWKDMDGRRLQRAVEKMRDAYLKTEHLEATIRIASVDYDPKAVTVKPHFLIHAGPSVFVKTEGAKVSKGQMRRLLPIYQERTVDRELLLEGQMNLQHYFEQQGFYNAKVTYSLADPTPDGARTILFRIQKGPRYKLVHLEVSGNKYFDKGTIAERLRMIPARFPRYRRGQFSRQLMEQDEASILDLYRSNGFRDAEVKAVVEPGYKGKATDLGVGLQIKEGSQWFVTDLELTGVDLKLLEVIRGFLSLTPGQPYSVSSVAADRDNVLNWYFNNGYPDATFDASIVEGDEPNRIKLKYTVTEGRRNFVRDVLVRGLKATRPELVNNRLAVTPGQPLSQSSIVETQRRLYDLGIFAKVDVAVQNPEGRERDKYVLLQVEEAKKYSLNLGFGAEFGRIGGGSNSFDAPAGASGFSPRGQIGITRSNIFGLAHTASATVRVSSIQQRLLASYLAPQFLGRENFNLTFSSLVDRSRDVRTYTSNRSESSVQLGQKVSRGITLQYRATARFVFIDKNSLKIDPTLIPIYSQPVKTIAASASFIQDHRDDPLDARRGFYNTLDAGYAVPFSQNATNYFRLVAKNSTYHPLRREVIFARTTSFGWLHNLDNEPVPLPENFYAGGASTHRGFPDNQAGPRDLITGYPIGGAAFLFFQHELRFPLVGTNLTGVLFHDMGNVFSSLDDISFRYRQKDQQDFNYTVQAMGFGFRIKTPVGPLRLDLAYAPNTPRFVGFVGSRDDLINGTGQYNVPQRVSRFQWHFSIGQAF, encoded by the coding sequence GTGAATCAGCCTGGGCTCTGCACGGCATTGCTGACTTGTCTATTGGCGGGTGCGGCTCCGACGTGGGGCAGTGACGACCTGTCGGCCCTTTACGGTCGGCCGATTGCGTCGATTCGCTTTGAGCCTGAGCAACAACCCCTTTCCAAAGAGCAACTTCAACTGCTGATCGGCCTCAAGCCAGGCGATCCCCTGGCCGAAGCGGCGCTGAGCAAGGCGATCGAGCGGCTCTGGACCAGCGGCCGCTACATCGACATTGTGGCCGAAGGAGAGGCAAAGAGCGGAGGCGTTGAAATCACGTTCCGCACCACGCAGGCCCTGTTCGTCAGCCGGGTGTCGGTGGAAGGTGTACCCGAACCGCCCAACCCCGCGCAATTGACCGGCGCGACCAAGATGGGACTCGGTGATCCTTTCGAGGAGAGCATGGTGCCGGGCGCCGTGGAGAGTCTAGAGGAGGTCCTGCGCAATAACGGCTTCTACGTGGCGAAGATCCGCCATGAACTGAGCCCTCGACCGGAAACGGAGGAGATGGACATCCGGTTCTATGTGGATCCAGGGCCACGGGCGAAGCTGACCAGGCCCGTGTTCGAAGGTGAGCCCGCGCTGAGCGAGAGGAAACTGATCCGCCTGACGAACTTCCAACGCTGGTATGGGTTGCGCGGCTGGAAGGATATGGACGGCCGGAGGCTGCAGCGTGCAGTCGAGAAGATGCGCGATGCCTACCTCAAAACGGAGCACCTGGAAGCGACCATCCGTATCGCCTCCGTCGACTACGACCCGAAAGCCGTCACCGTTAAGCCGCACTTCCTCATTCATGCCGGCCCCAGTGTCTTTGTGAAGACCGAGGGAGCCAAGGTCTCGAAGGGCCAGATGCGCAGGCTGTTGCCGATCTATCAGGAGCGCACAGTGGACCGCGAATTGCTCCTCGAAGGGCAGATGAACCTGCAACACTACTTCGAACAGCAGGGCTTCTACAACGCGAAAGTCACCTATTCGCTGGCGGATCCGACGCCCGACGGGGCGCGCACCATCCTGTTCCGCATCCAGAAGGGGCCGCGCTACAAACTGGTCCACCTCGAGGTCTCCGGAAACAAGTACTTCGACAAAGGAACTATTGCCGAGAGGCTTAGAATGATCCCGGCGCGATTCCCGCGCTATCGCCGCGGCCAATTCAGCCGGCAACTGATGGAGCAGGATGAAGCGTCGATCCTCGATCTGTACCGCTCCAACGGCTTCCGCGACGCCGAAGTGAAGGCAGTCGTGGAACCGGGATACAAAGGTAAGGCGACCGACTTGGGCGTAGGACTGCAGATCAAAGAAGGCAGCCAGTGGTTTGTCACCGATCTGGAACTCACCGGTGTCGATCTGAAACTGCTGGAGGTGATCCGGGGCTTCCTGTCCTTGACGCCCGGGCAGCCGTACTCGGTGTCCAGTGTGGCGGCCGACAGGGACAATGTCCTGAACTGGTATTTCAACAACGGGTACCCCGACGCCACCTTCGATGCCTCAATTGTCGAGGGGGACGAACCGAACCGCATCAAGCTGAAGTACACCGTGACGGAAGGCCGCCGCAATTTCGTCCGCGACGTTCTGGTGCGGGGCCTCAAGGCCACCCGCCCCGAACTGGTGAACAACCGGCTGGCGGTGACCCCGGGACAGCCTCTGTCGCAGAGCAGCATCGTTGAGACGCAGCGGCGACTGTATGACCTGGGCATCTTCGCCAAGGTGGACGTGGCCGTGCAGAACCCAGAAGGGCGTGAGCGCGACAAGTATGTCCTGCTGCAGGTGGAAGAGGCAAAGAAGTATTCGCTGAACCTGGGCTTCGGCGCCGAGTTCGGACGCATCGGGGGCGGCAGCAACAGCTTCGATGCCCCGGCCGGCGCGTCGGGCTTCTCACCGCGAGGACAGATCGGCATTACGCGGTCGAACATCTTCGGATTGGCCCACACGGCCAGCGCCACGGTCAGAGTGTCGAGCATCCAACAGCGGCTGCTGGCCAGCTATCTGGCGCCTCAGTTCCTGGGCCGCGAGAATTTCAACCTCACCTTCAGCTCATTGGTCGACCGCTCCCGCGACGTGCGGACCTACACCTCAAACCGGTCGGAGAGCTCCGTCCAATTGGGGCAGAAGGTCAGCCGCGGCATCACGCTGCAGTACCGCGCCACGGCGCGGTTTGTCTTCATCGACAAGAACTCGCTCAAGATCGATCCGACGCTGATCCCCATCTACTCTCAGCCCGTGAAGACCATCGCGGCTTCGGCGTCGTTCATTCAGGATCACAGGGACGACCCGCTGGATGCGAGGCGAGGTTTCTACAATACTCTGGACGCGGGCTACGCGGTTCCGTTCTCCCAGAACGCCACCAACTACTTCCGTCTGGTGGCGAAGAACTCGACCTATCATCCACTGCGGCGCGAGGTCATCTTCGCCCGGACCACCTCGTTCGGCTGGCTCCACAACCTCGACAACGAACCAGTGCCGCTACCCGAGAATTTCTATGCCGGCGGCGCGTCCACGCATCGCGGCTTCCCCGACAACCAGGCCGGCCCGAGGGACTTGATCACGGGTTACCCGATCGGCGGCGCCGCCTTCCTGTTCTTCCAGCACGAACTGCGCTTTCCGCTCGTGGGCACCAATCTGACAGGTGTTCTCTTCCACGATATGGGCAACGTCTTCTCATCGCTGGACGACATCTCCTTTCGATACCGTCAAAAAGACCAGCAGGACTTCAATTACACGGTGCAGGCGATGGGTTTTGGCTTCCGTATCAAGACGCCGGTGGGGCCACTGCGGCTGGACTTGGCCTACGCGCCGAATACGCCCCGGTTCGTGGGCTTCGTCGGTAGCCGCGACGATCTGATCAATGGCACGGGACAGTACAACGTTCCCCAACGGGTGAGCCGGTTCCAATGGCACTTCTCGATTGGACAGGCCTTCTAG
- a CDS encoding SurA N-terminal domain-containing protein, producing MLRRTISFLILAGSLRAEKVVIDRVAAAAGQQVVTLSAIRRHLRILALVDNSPLEDTQEARRKAADRLIDQALIHREIELSRFNAPTRAEAEARIQTFQKQRNLTQQQFDELLQRYGFTEDDFTEEVLWRISVTRFIDFRFSPGVQITDDEIKKYYTDEFLPQFRRRAPDAPLPPLDDVRDRVSQVLMLRKTNQAVDQWLAQMRTTVKVRYFEAVLGKEELH from the coding sequence ATGCTGAGACGCACGATTTCCTTCCTGATACTGGCCGGCAGCCTGCGGGCCGAAAAGGTGGTGATCGACCGCGTGGCCGCCGCCGCCGGACAACAGGTGGTCACGCTGAGCGCCATTCGGCGGCATCTGCGAATTCTCGCCCTAGTCGATAACAGCCCACTCGAAGATACTCAGGAGGCGCGGCGCAAGGCAGCCGATCGCCTCATCGACCAGGCCCTGATTCACCGCGAGATCGAACTCAGCCGCTTCAATGCGCCCACCCGGGCCGAGGCCGAGGCGCGCATCCAGACCTTCCAAAAGCAGCGCAACCTGACTCAACAGCAGTTCGACGAATTGCTCCAGCGCTATGGATTCACCGAGGACGATTTCACCGAGGAAGTGCTATGGCGCATTAGCGTAACAAGGTTCATCGACTTCCGCTTCTCGCCCGGTGTCCAGATCACAGACGACGAGATCAAGAAGTATTACACCGACGAGTTCCTGCCGCAGTTTCGCCGGCGGGCTCCGGATGCACCGTTGCCTCCCCTGGATGACGTGCGAGATCGCGTTTCCCAGGTACTGATGCTGCGCAAGACCAACCAGGCCGTCGACCAGTGGCTGGCCCAAATGCGGACCACTGTGAAGGTGCGCTACTTCGAGGCCGTGCTCGGCAAGGAGGAACTCCATTGA